A region of Neovison vison isolate M4711 chromosome 7, ASM_NN_V1, whole genome shotgun sequence DNA encodes the following proteins:
- the SPTBN2 gene encoding spectrin beta chain, non-erythrocytic 2 isoform X2 — translation MSSTLSPTDFDSLEIQGQYSDINNRWDLPDSDWDNDSSSARLFERSRIKALADEREAVQKKTFTKWVNSHLARVTCRVGDLYSDLRDGRNLLRLLEVLSGETLPKPTKGRMRIHCLENVDKALQFLKEQKVHLENMGSHDIVDGNHRLTLGLVWTIILRFQIQDISVETEDNKEKKSAKDALLLWCQMKTAGYPNVNVHNFTTSWRDGLAFNAIVHKHRPDLLDFESLKKCNAHYNLQNAFNLAEKELGLTKLLDPEDVNVDQPDEKSIITYVATYYHYFSKMKALAVEGKRIGKVLDHAMEAERLVEKYESLASELLQWIEQTIVTLNDRQLANSLSGVQNQLQSFNSYRTVEKPPKFTEKGNLEVLLFTIQSKLRANNQKVYTPREGRLISDINKAWERLEKAEHERELALRTELIRQEKLEQLAARFDRKAAMRETWLSENQRLVSQDNFGLELAAVEAAVRKHEAIETDIVAYSGRVQAVDAVAAELAAERYHDIRRIAARQHNVARLWDFLRQMVAARRERLLLTLELQKVFQDLLYLMDWMEEMKGRLQSHDLGKHLAGVEDLLQLHELVEADIAVQAERVRAVSASALRFCDPSKEYKPCDPQLVSERVASLEQSYEALCELAATRRARLEESRRLWRFLWEAGEAEAWVREQQHLLASADTGRDLTGALRLLNKHTALRGEMSGRLGPLKLTLEQGRQLVAEGHPGASQAAARTAELRAQWERLEALAEERAQRLAQAASLYQFQADANDMEAWLVDALRLVSSPELGHDEFSTQALARQHRALEEEIRSHRPALDALRDQAAALPPALSRTPEVQGRVPSLERHYEELQARAGERARALEAGLALYTMLSEAGACGLWVEEKEQWLNGLALPERLEDLEVVQQRFETLEPEMNALAARITAVNDIAEQLLKAKPPGKDSIVTTQKQLNHRWQQFRTLADGKKAALTSALSIQNYHLECTETQAWMREKTKVIESTQGLGNDLAGVLALQRKLAGTERDLEAIAARVGELAREANALATGHPTQAPAIHARLGEVQAGWEDLRATMRRREESLGEARRLQDFLRSLDDFQAWLGRTQTSVASEEGPATLPEAEALLAQHAGLRGEVERARGEYSRLRALGEEVTRDQADPQCLFLRQRLEALGTGWEELGRMWESRQGRLAQAHGFQGFLRDARQAEGVLSSQDYVLSHTEMPGTLQAADAAIKKLEDFMSTMDANGERIRGLLESGRQLVSGGNIHAEKIQEKADSIERRHKKNQEAVQQLLGRLRDNREQQHFLQDCQELKLWIDEKMLTAQDVSYDEARNLHTKWQKHQAFMAELAANKDWLDKVDKEGRELTLEKPELKALVSEKLDDLHKRWDRLESTTQAKARSLFDANRAELFAQSCSALESWLESLQAQLHSDDYGKDLTSVNILLKKQQMLEREMAVREKEVEAIQAQATALAQEDQGAGEVERTSRAVEEKFRALCQPMKERCQRLQASREQHQFHRDVEDEILWVTERLPMASSMEHGKDLPSVQLLMKKNQTLQKEIQGHEPRIADLTERQRALGAAAAGPELAELQEMWKRLGRELELRGKRLEDALRAQQFYRDAAEAEAWMGEQELHMMGQEKAKDELSAQAAVKKHQGLEQALADYAQTVRQLAASSQDMIDHNHPESTRISIRQAQVDKLYASLKELAGERRERLQEHLRLCQLRRELDDLEQWVQEREVVAASHELGQDYEHVTMLRDKFREFSRDTSTIGQERVDGANALANGLIAGGHAARATVAEWKDSLNEAWADLLELLDTRGQVLAAAHELQRFLHGARQALVRVQHKQQQLPDGTGRDLNAAEALQRRHCAFEHDIQALSTQVQQVQDDGLRLQKAYAGDKAEEIGRHMQAVAEAWTQLQGSSAARRQLLLDTTDKFRFLKAVRELMLWMDGVNLQMDAQERPRDVSSADLVIKNHQGIKAEIEARADRFSSCIDMGQGLLARSHYAAEEISEKLSQLQARRQETADKWQEKMDWLQLVLEVLVFGRDAGMAEAWLCSQEPLVRSAELGCTVDEVESLIKRHEAFQKSAVAWEERFSALEKLTALEEQEKERKRKREEEERRKQPPAPEPTAGRPAGDLVDSQTAPGAAWDGTHPRLPASTQQASVNGVCADAETPQPLSEQQRLEQGTFAEGPGSGPGDEANGPRGDKQSRTRGPAPPAMPQSRSSESARVATLPPRGPELSAQEQMEGMLCRKQEMEAFGKKAANRSWQNVYCVLRRGSLGFYKDAKAASAGVPYHGEVPVSLARAQGSVAFDYRKRKHVFKLGLQDGKEYLFQAKDEAEMSSWLRVVNAAIATASSASGEPEEPALPSAARGMTRAMTMPPVSPVGAEGPVVLRSKDGREREREKRFSFFKKNK, via the exons ATGAGCGAGAAGCTGTGCAGAAGAAAACCTTCACCAAGTGGGTGAACTCGCACCTGGCCCGGGTGACATGCCGGGTAGGAGACCTGTACAGTGACCTCCGGGATGGACGTAACCTCCTGAGGCTCCTCGAGGTGCTCTCGGGAGAGACACTG CCAAAGCCCACCAAAGGCCGCATGCGGATCCACTGCCTGGAGAACGTGGACAAGGCCCTCCAGTTCCTGAAGGAGCAGAAAGTGCACTTGGAAAACATGGGCTCCCACGACATTGTGGACGGAAACCACCGTCTGACCCTTGGGCTGGTCTGGACCATCATCCTTCGGTTCCAG aTCCAAGACATCAGTGTGGAAACAGAAGACAACAAGGAGAAGAAGTCGGCCAAGGACGCCCTGCTGCTGTGGTGCCAGATGAAGACGGCGGG GTATCCCAATGTCAACGTGCACAACTTCACGACCAGCTGGAGGGACGGGCTGGCCTTCAACGCCATTGTGCACAAGCACCG GCCGGATCTGCTGGATTTTGAGTCTCTGAAGAAATGCAATGCACATTATAACCTGCAAAATGCTTTCAATCTGGCTGAGAAGGAGCTGGGGCTCACGAAGTTGCTGGATCCCGAAG ATGTGAATGTGGACCAACCAGACGAGAAATCGATCATCACTTATGTGGCTACTTACTATCACTACTTCTCCAAGATGAAGGCTCTGGCTGTGGAAGGCAAAAGGATTGGCAAG GTGCTGGACCATGCCATGGAGGCCGAGCGCCTTGTGGAGAAGTATGAGTCCTTGGCCTCAGAGCTGCTGCAGTGGATCGAGCAAACAATTGTGACCCTCAATGACAGGCAGCTGGCCAACTCCCTGAGTGGGGTCCAGAACCAGCTGCAGTCCTTCAATTCTTACCGCACCGTGGAGAAGCCACCCAA GTTCACCGAGAAGGGGAACTTGGAAGTTCTGCTCTTCACCATCCAGAGCAAGCTGCGGGCCAACAATCAGAAGGTCTACACGCCCCGCGAGGGCCGGCTCATCTCTGACATCAACAAG GCGTGGGAGCGGCTGGAGAAAGCAGAGCACGAGCGCGAGCTGGCCCTGCGCACCGAGCTGATCCGCCAGGAGAAGCTGGAGCAGCTGGCCGCCCGCTTCGACCGCAAAGCGGCCATGCGGGAGACCTGGCTTAGCGAGAACCAGCGCCTCGTGTCCCAG GACAACTTCGGCCTGGAGCTGGCGGCCGTCGAGGCGGCTGTGCGCAAGCACGAGGCCATCGAGACGGACATCGTGGCCTACAGCGGCCGGGTGCAGGCCGTGGACGCCGTGGCCGCCGAGCTGGCGGCCGAGCGCTACCACGACATCAGGCGCATCGCGGCGCGGCAGCACAACGTGGCGCGGCTCTGGGACTTCCTGCGGCAGATGGTGGCCGCCCGGCGGGAGCGGCTCCTGCTCACCCTGGAGCTGCAGAAGGTGTTTCAGGACCTGCTCTACCTCATGGACTGGATGGAGGAGATGAAG GGCCGGCTGCAGTCTCACGACCTGGGCAAACACCTGGCCGGGGTGGAGGACCTGCTGCAGCTACATGAGCTGGTGGAGGCCGACATCGCCGTGCAGGCCGAGAGGGTGCGCGCCGTCAGCGCCTCGGCCCTGCGCTTCTGCGACCCAAGCAAAG AGTACAAACCCTGCGACccccagctggtgtcagagcGCGTGGCCTCCCTGGAGCAGAGCTACGAGGCGCTGTGCGAGTTGGCCGCCACCCGGAGGGCGCGGCTGGAGGAGTCCCGGCGCCTCTGGCGGTTCCTCTGGGAGGCGGGTGAGGCCGAGGCCTGGGTGCGGGAGCAGCAGCACCTCCTGGCCTCCGCAGACACCGGCCGGGACCTGACCGGCGCCCTCCGCCTGCTCAACAAACACACGGCCCTGCGGGGCGAGATGAGCGGCCGGCTGGGGCCCTTGAAGCTGACGCTGGAACAGGGCCGGCAGCTGGTCGCCGAGGGCCACCCCGGCGCCAGCCAGGCCGCAGCCCGCACCGCCGAGCTGCGGGCCCAGTGGGAGCGGCTGGAGGCCCTGGCCGAGGAGCGCGCCCAGCGGCTCGCCCAGGCCGCCAGCCTCTACCAGTTCCAGGCCGACGCGAACGACATGGAGGCCTGGCTGGTGGACGCGCTGCGCCTGGTGTCCAGCCCCGAGCTGGGGCACGACGAGTTCTCCACGCAGGCCCTGGCCCGACAGCACCGGGCCCTGGAGGAGGAGATCCGCAGCCACCGGCCAGCCCTGGATGCCCTGAGGGACCAGGCCGccgccctgccccctgccctgagCCGCACACCGGAGGTGCAGGGCAGGGTGCCCAGCCTGGAGCGGCACTACGAGGAGCTGCAGGCCCGGGCAGGCGAGCGTGCGCGGGCCCTGGAGGCGGGCCTGGCGCTCTACACCATGCTCAGTGAGGCCGGGGCCTGCGGCCTGTgggtggaggagaaggagcagtGGCTCAATGGGCTGGCCCTGCCCGAGCGCCTGGAGGACCTGGAGGTGGTGCAGCAGAG GTTCGAGACCCTGGAGCCCGAGATGAATGCCCTTGCAGCCCGGATTACTGCTGTGAACGACATTGCGGAGCAGCTGCTGAAGGCCAAGCCGCCGGGCAAGGACAGCATTGTCACTACCCAGAAGCAGCTCAACCACAG GTGGCAGCAGTTCCGGACCCTGGCCGACGGCAAGAAGGCAGCTCTGACGTCAGCCCTGAGCATCCAGAACTACCACCTGGAGTGCACGGAGACCCAGGCCTGGATGAGAGAAAAGACCAAGGTCATCGAGTCCACCCAGGGCCTGGGCAATGACCTGGCCGGGGTGCTGGCCCTGCAGCGGAAGCTGGCCGGCACCGAGCGGGACCTGGAGGCCATCGCCGCACGGGTGGGCGAACTGGCCCGAGAGGCCAATGCCCTGGCCACCGGCCACCCCACCCAAGCCCCTGCCATCCACGCCCGTCTTGGAGAGGTCCAAGCCGGCTGGGAAGACCTGAGGGCCACCATGCGGCGCCGAGAAGAGTCACTGGGCGAGGCGCGGCGGCTGCAGGACTTCCTGCGCAGCTTGGATGACTTCCAGGCATGGCTCGGTCGCACACAGACCTCCGTGGCCTCGGAAGAAGGGCCAGCCACCCTGCCGGAGGCAGAGGCCCTCCTGGCCCAACACGCCGGCCTGCGGGGAGAGGTGGAGCGGGCCCGCGGCGAGTACAGCCGGCTCCGGGCCCTAGGAGAGGAGGTGACCAGGGACCAGGCTGACCCACAGTGCCTCTTCCTGCGGCAGCGGCTGGAAGCCCTGGGCACCGGCTGGGAGGAGCTGGGCCGCATGTGGGAGAGCCGGCAAGGCCGCCTGGCCCAGGCCCATGGCTTCCAAGGCTTTCTGCGGGATGCGCGCCAGGCTGAGGGCGTGCTCAGCAGCCAG GACTACGTTTTGTCCCACACGGAGATGCCGGGGACGCTCCAAGCTGCGGATGCCGCCATAAAAAAACTGGAGGATTTCATGAGCACCATGGATGCCAACGGAGAACGGATCCGCGGGCTGCTGGAGTCTGGGCGCCAGCTTGTGTCTGGGGGCAATATCCACGCCGAGAAGATCCAGGAGAAAGCCGACTCCATCGAGAGGAG acacaagaaaaatcaagaagcagTGCAGCAGCTTCTGGGCCGTCTTCGGGACAACCGAGAGCAGCAGCATTTCCTGCAAGACTGTCAGGAG CTGAAGCTCTGGATTGATGAGAAGATGCTGACCGCCCAGGACGTGTCCTATGACGAGGCCCGCAACCTGCACACCAAGTGGCAGAAGCACCAGGCGTTCATGGCCGAGCTGGCCGCCAACAAAGACTGGTTGGACAAAGTGGATAAG GAAGGGCGGGAGCTGACCCTCGAGAAGCCAGAGCTGAAAGCTTTGGTGTCCGAGAAGCTGGACGACCTGCACAAGCGCTGGGACAGGCTGGAGAGCACCACCCAGGCCAAGGCCCGCAGCCTCTTCGATGCCAACCGAGCCGAGCTGTTTGCCCAGAGCTGCTCCGCCCTGGAGAGCTGGTTGGAGAGTCTGCAGGCCCAGCTGCACTCTGACGACTACGGCAAGGACCTCACCAGCGTCAACATTCTGCTCAAAAAGCAACAG ATGCTGGAACGGGAGATGGCTGTGCGAGAGAAGGAGGTGGAGGCCATCCAGGCCCAGGCAACAGCGCTGGCCCAGGAGGACCAGGGTgcaggggaggtggagaggaccTCGAGGGCCGTGGAGGAGAAGTTCCGGGCCCTGTGCCAGCCCATGAAGGAGCGCTGCCAGCGCCTGCAGGCCTCTCGCGAGCAGCACCAGTTCCACCGGGACGTGGAGGACGAGATC TTGTGGGTGACAGAGCGGCTGCCCATGGCTAGCTCCATGGAGCACGGCAAGGACCTGCCCAGTGTCCAGCTCCTCATGAAGAAAAACCAG ACCCTGCAGAAGGAGATACAGGGCCATGAGCCGCGGATCGCCGACCTCACGGAGCGGCAGCGTGCCCTGGGCGCAGCGGCTGCAGGCCCCGAACTGGCCGAGCTGCAGGAGATGTGGAAACGCCTGGGCCGCGAGCTGGAGCTTCGAGGAAAGCGACTGGAGGACGCCCTGCGGGCCCAGCAGTTCTACCGCGACGCCGCCGAGGCGGAGGCCTGGATGGGTGAGCAGGAGCTGCACATGATGGGCCAGGAGAAGGCCAAG GACGAGCTTAGCGCCCAGGCGGCGGTGAAGAAGCATCAGGGGCTGGAGCAAGCCCTGGCCGACTACGCTCAGACGGTCCGCCAGCTGGCCGCCAGCAGCCAGGACATGATCGACCACAACCACCCCGAGAG CACCCGGATATCGATCCGCCAAGCCCAGGTGGACAAGCTGTACGCCAGCCTCAAGGAGCTGGCCGGGGAGCGGCGGGAGCGGCTGCAGGAGCATCTGCGGCTTTGCCAGCTCCGCCGGGAGCTGGACGACCTGGAGCAGTGGGTCCAGGAGCGCGAGGTGGTGGCGGCCTCCCACGAGCTGGGCCAGGACTACGAGCACGTGACT ATGCTCCGGGACAAATTCCGAGAGTTTTCCCGGGACACGAGCACCATCGGTCAGGAGCGCGTGGATGGTGCCAACGCTCTGGCCAATGGGCTCATCGCCGGGGGTCACGCTGCCCGGGCCACCGTGGCCGAGTGGAAGGACAGTCTCAATGAGGCCTGGGCTGACCTGCTCGAGCTGCTGGACACACGGGGTCAGGTGCTGGCCGCGGCCCACGAGCTGCAGCGCTTCCTGCACGGGGCCCGCCAGGCCCTGGTGCGGGTCCAgcacaagcagcagcagcttcccgaTGGCACCGGCCGTGACCTCAACGCGGCTGAGGCCCTGCAGCGCCGACACTGTGCCTTCGAGCACGACATCCAGGCCCTCAGCACCCAG GTCCAGCAGGTGCAGGACGATGGCCTCCGTCTCCAGAAGGCCTACGCCGGAGACAAAGCCGAGGAGATCGGCCGTCACATGCAGGCTGTGGCCGAGGCCTGGACCCAGCTGCAGGGAAGCTCTGCTGCCCGCCGCCAGCTGCTGCTGGACACCACGGACAAGTTCCGCTTCCTCAAGGCTGTCCGGGAGCTGATGCTGTGGATGGACGGCGTGAACCTGCAGATGGACGCCCAGGAGCGGCCCCG GGATGTGTCCTCCGCAGACCTGGTCATCAAGAACCATCAGGGCATCAAGGCGGAGATAGAGGCCAGGGCCGACCGCTTCTCCTCATGCATCGACATGGGCCAGgggctgcttgccaggagccactACGCAGCCGAGGAG atTTCAGAGAAGCTGTCCCAGCTGCAGGCACGGCGCCAGGAGACAGCAGACAAGTGGCAGGAGAAGATGGACTGGCTGCAGCTTG tTTTGGAGGTGCTCGTGTTTGGGAGAGACGCGGGTATGGCGGAGGCCTGGCTGTGCAGCCAAGAGCCGCTGGTGCGCAGCGCTGAGCTGGGCTGCACCGTCGACGAGGTTGAAAGCCTCATCAAGCGGCATGAGGCCTTCCAGAAGTCAGCGGTGGCCTGGGAGGAGCGTTTCAGCGCACTGGAGAAGCTCACAGCG CTggaagagcaggagaaggagcggaaaagaaagagggaggaggaggaacggAGGAAACAGCCCCCTGCTCCAGAGCCCACAGCCGGTCGGCCTGCCGGGGACCTGGTGGACAGCCAGACAGCTCCCGGCGCCGCCTGGGACGG AACCCACCCCCGGCTCCCGGCGTCCACCCAGCAGGCCAGCGTCAACGGAGTCTGTGCAGACGCAGAGACCCCACAG CCCCTGTCGGAGCAGCAGAGACTGGAGCAGGGCACCTTCGCAGAAGGACCT GGGTCTGGCCCTGGGGACGAGGCCAATGGGCCCCGGGGAGACAAGCAGAGCCGGACGCGGGGCCCAGCCCCTCCCGCCATGCCCCAGAGCAGGTCGTCTGAGTCAGCCCGGGTTGCCACTCTGCCGCCCCGAGGCCCCGAGCTCTCTGCGCAGGAACAGATGGAGGGGATGCTGTGTCGCAAACAGGAGATGGAGGCCTTTGGCAAGAAGGCTGCCAACAG GTCATGGCAAAACGTGTACTGCGTCCTCCGGCGCGGGAGCCTCGGCTTTTACAAGGACGCAAAGGCAGCCAGCGCAGGAGTGCCGTACCACGGAGAGGTGCCTGTCAGCCtggccagggcccagggcagcGTCGCCTTTGATTATCGGAAGCGCAAACATGTCTTCAAGCTGGG CTTACAGGATGGAAAAGAGTATTTATTCCAGGCCAAGGATGAG GCGGAGATGAGCTCGTGGCTGCGGGTGGTGAATGCCGCCATCGCCACCGCGTCCTCTGCCTCCGGAGAGCCTGAAGAGCCAGCGCTGCCCAGCGCCGCCCGGGGCATGACCCGGGCCATGACCATGCCCCCGGTGTCACCGGTCGGGGCGGAGGGGCCTGTCGTACTTCGCAGCAAGGACGgcagagaacgagagagagaaaaACGCTTCAGCTTCTTCAAGAAGAACAAGTAG